The DNA region AGACTGGTCAACCCGGAGCGTATGATCCCGATTGGTTCGATGGTATAGCTCATTTCGATCATTATCCTTTACTCAGGCCGAGTTTCTTCATTCGGAAAAACAGGGTGGTCGGCTTCAAACCGAGTATGGCGGCGGCCCCGTTTCTGCCGCTGACTTTCCAGTGGGTGGCATTCAGGACCTTTTCCAGGTAGTCACGCTCCATCTCGGCCAGGGGCATCAGCCCGGTCGGCCCGGTTAAATCCCTCTGGGCCGGGACATGGTCCAGACCGGAAAAGCCGATCCGAGGGCCGTCGGACAAAATGACCGCCCTTTCGATGAAATGTTTTAATTCCCGCACATTGCCCGGCCAATGATATTCGACCAGCTTTTTTAATTCTTCCCTGGGGATCCGTTTGACCTCTTTACCCATCTGTTGGCAGAACTGGTTAAGAAAATGCCGGGCCAGCAGGGGGATGTCTTCCTGACGTTCTCTTAAAGGGGGAACCCGGATGGGAAATACATTTAACCGATAATAGAGGTCTTCCCGGAAGCTTCCTTCTTCGACCTGATTGACCAGATCCTTATTGGTGGCGGCCACCACCCGGAAATCGGACTTTACCTGTCGGCTGCTTCCCAGCCGTTCAAAGGTGCCTTCCTGCAGGACCCTCAATAACTTTACCTGAACCTGGGCGGAGAGGTCTCCGATTTCATCCAGAAAAATGGTCCCGTGGTCCGCCAGTTCAAAACGCCCCCTGTGTCTCCCATAAGCCCCGGTAAAGGCCCCTTTCTCATGACCGAATAGTTCACTGGCCACCAAATCCGGGGGAAGGGTCACCAGGTTGACCGGAATGAAAGGCCCGTCTTTTCTCCCGCTCATATTATGAATGGCCTTGGCCACCAGCTCTTTCCCCACGCCGGTTTCACCCAAAATTAAAACCGAACTATCCGTGGGGGCCACCTGGCGTATCTGTTCGACAACCCGGCCCAGCGGGTCCGAATGTCCGATGAGGGCCTCAACCGGATTGGCAATCCCCATCTCGCGCCGGTAGAAGGTGGTCTCGTCCTCCAGGCGATCCCGGCGCACCTTCATCTCATCGTACATTCGGATGTTGGAGAGGCCTACGGCGATCTGGTTGCTGATGAGTCGTACCAGCGGAAGGTTGTCGGCCGGAAAGGGCTTTAGCCCGAGACGGTTGTCCAGGTAGAGGTACCCGTGGGTTTGGTCGGCCAGTCGGACCGGCAGACAGATGAGGGAATGAATACCCGCCTCCCGGAGGGAGGTCTCGGAAAGATGGAATTCCGGGCTTAGCTCCGGCAGAACCGCTTCCCGGCCCAGCCGCGCCACTTCCCTTACGACTCCCAGGAGACCGGTGACCTGCTCCTGCCGGAGGATGGCAGGGTCCAGATTCCGGCTGGCGGTCAGTGTGAGTTCCCCTCCCGGGCCATGGGTGAAAAAAGCGCCACGCATGGCCATCGTCAAATCCAGGGCCAGATTGATGCCCCGTTCCAGAAAAGAAGACAGGTCCTGCAGGGTTCCGAGGGATTCGTTGATTTCGATGATCCGGTCGATCATCACTTCCATCTTTTGCTCCTGGGGCATGATCGCCAGCAGATCTTTGGGAAAGAGGCTCTGGTCTACATTGGAAAAGAACCGCCAGGCCTTTCCCAGAAAAGTCTGGGCCGGTTTCATCTCGCCCTTCTTGAAGTAGAGATTCCCCAGTGCGATCCGCGTGCGGGCCAGTTCAATTTCCGCCCCCGATTGATTGAGATATTTTTCGCTCTTTTTTAAGTCGGCCAGGACCCGGCTCAGGGGTTGTTGTTTTTCCAAAAGGCGCAAGGCCCGATAGCGATAGGACACTCCTTTCATGTAAATATCGTCCCAGTTGAGCATCCTTTTTATTTCATTCCGGTAATTCCATTCGGCATGGACAAAGCCCCTCGACTCCAGCACCTCCAGCAACTCGAAGTTCCAGGCGCCGTTCTGATGCAACCAGCCCACAAACCGGGAATGGTCCACCGCCCGTTTCAGGTGTTCAAAAGCACCGTCATAGTCTCCCCGCATGCAGCGGATGTAGCCTTTACAGGCCTCTACCGGCCAGAGGATATAATGCCCTACCTGTTCCGGTGGAAGGGCGGACAGACGGTCCAGATACCCCTCGGCTTCGGTCGTCTTCCGCAGTTCAAAAAGGGCGATAAGGGTCATCAAATCCGAAAAAATGGCCATCTGCGGCAGGCGGAGCAGTTCGGCCTTGGCCCGGACGGTATCGATCATACCCATGCCCCGGGCAATGCGACCGCAGCGCACATAGCATAAGCCCACCCGGGCCGTGGCCCTCAAGGTGGCCTCGTCATCGCCGAATTCTTCCAGGTCCTCGACCACTTCTTCGTAGCGGCGGACCACTTCGGCGAATTTTCCCTTCCAGTGGAGAAATTCACTCATCATCAAAGTGGCCATTTTCAACATACGGGCCTCTCCGACCTTTTCGGCCAGTTTCCAGAAATCGCTCATATAGCGGAAGGCCTTCTTGTTCTGACCGGCCGCCTGAAGATCGAAGCCCAGGGCCAGTTTGATCTTGGGCAGGTAGTCCCAGCGCTGGAAACGTTTAGCCGCCTTCTCGGCCCGGCTGAGCAAGGCCACCTGTTCCGGGATGGTCATCAGGTGTTTGGCGGAGGAAATTTTTCCGAGGACGCTGTCTAAAAAATCCCCGGCGTTTTCTTCGGTTACCGGCTGACCCTGAAATTTTTTCAGGAGTACCTCGTAGTAAGCCAGGGCCTGGTCTTTCTGCCCGGTAAGACACAGGATGTCGGCGGCCTTTTTTATCAACTGCCCGCCTTGGGCGACATCTCCAAGTTTGTGGTACAATTCGGCCAAAATCAGAGTCTTGGTTTCTCCTTCCTCCAGGGTGCGGGTATAATATTCGATCAGGCGCTTGACGGCCGGCCGGCTTTCTTCATCGACTGCCTCTTCCCGGACCCGATTAGTCAGTCGATCCAGGTTGGGGAAATAAATCCCTTTGGGAGTTCCTCTTTTTCGGAACACCAGTCCTTTCTTTTGCAGGCCCTCCAGGACATTCAATACCGGCAGGGCAGGAGCGCCGGTCAGGGCGCACAGGGTATCAATGGAAACTGGGGGTTGGGTGTGAAGGAGATATAAAAGGAGGTCTTTTTCAACAGCATTCCAGTTTTCTATCCGTATTGTGTCCAATTCTATCATCTTTTTTTCCAATCCGATAAATCAAATCAAATAAAAAATACAATATACTGTAAAAATTATATTATATTGTAATAAAAAATCAATAAAAAGACGAAAAAATTAAAAAATTTATTAAATTTAATAAGTTATATTAATGGCATCAAGATTGAATATTATATCCAATTGTGAAACCATCATTAATCATAATGAAAAATTTATGACTCTTTTCTCCCAAATCCTCCAATATGCCATTTCCGGAATAACCGGCGGCAGCATCTATGCCGTTCTCGGGATCTGCTGGAGCGTGGTCTATCTACTCACCCGGGTGCGGCCCGTCACCACCGGCGAGTTCGTGATGCTGGGCGGGATGTGGACCTGGGGCTTTCATGGTGCGGGTCTGGGGCTGTTGCCGGCTTCTCTGCTGGCGGTGGCCGCCACCGTCGCTATCGCCGTCCTCATGGAACGAACGGCCATACGACCGGTGAGACAGCCTTCGGAAATGGTCTATATGATGCTGACCATCGCCCTGGCTTCCATCCTCAAAGGCCTGATACTGCTCCAATGGGGCTCGGAAACCCGGAAAATAGAGCCCATGTTCGGCAATACCCCCCTTCATCTGCTGGGAGCCACCCTGACCCCTCAGGGTATCGTGGTCTTCGCCTTCCTGGGGATCGTCACCGCCGGACTCTCCTGGTTTCTTAACTATACCTTGTTCGGTAAGGCGCTCCGGGCTTCGGCCGTCAACCCTACCGGGGCCAAACTGATGGGCATTGACATCAGCCGTTTCCGGCTTTTCTGTTTCGGGCTGGCCGGAGGAT from Deltaproteobacteria bacterium includes:
- a CDS encoding sigma 54-interacting transcriptional regulator translates to MIELDTIRIENWNAVEKDLLLYLLHTQPPVSIDTLCALTGAPALPVLNVLEGLQKKGLVFRKRGTPKGIYFPNLDRLTNRVREEAVDEESRPAVKRLIEYYTRTLEEGETKTLILAELYHKLGDVAQGGQLIKKAADILCLTGQKDQALAYYEVLLKKFQGQPVTEENAGDFLDSVLGKISSAKHLMTIPEQVALLSRAEKAAKRFQRWDYLPKIKLALGFDLQAAGQNKKAFRYMSDFWKLAEKVGEARMLKMATLMMSEFLHWKGKFAEVVRRYEEVVEDLEEFGDDEATLRATARVGLCYVRCGRIARGMGMIDTVRAKAELLRLPQMAIFSDLMTLIALFELRKTTEAEGYLDRLSALPPEQVGHYILWPVEACKGYIRCMRGDYDGAFEHLKRAVDHSRFVGWLHQNGAWNFELLEVLESRGFVHAEWNYRNEIKRMLNWDDIYMKGVSYRYRALRLLEKQQPLSRVLADLKKSEKYLNQSGAEIELARTRIALGNLYFKKGEMKPAQTFLGKAWRFFSNVDQSLFPKDLLAIMPQEQKMEVMIDRIIEINESLGTLQDLSSFLERGINLALDLTMAMRGAFFTHGPGGELTLTASRNLDPAILRQEQVTGLLGVVREVARLGREAVLPELSPEFHLSETSLREAGIHSLICLPVRLADQTHGYLYLDNRLGLKPFPADNLPLVRLISNQIAVGLSNIRMYDEMKVRRDRLEDETTFYRREMGIANPVEALIGHSDPLGRVVEQIRQVAPTDSSVLILGETGVGKELVAKAIHNMSGRKDGPFIPVNLVTLPPDLVASELFGHEKGAFTGAYGRHRGRFELADHGTIFLDEIGDLSAQVQVKLLRVLQEGTFERLGSSRQVKSDFRVVAATNKDLVNQVEEGSFREDLYYRLNVFPIRVPPLRERQEDIPLLARHFLNQFCQQMGKEVKRIPREELKKLVEYHWPGNVRELKHFIERAVILSDGPRIGFSGLDHVPAQRDLTGPTGLMPLAEMERDYLEKVLNATHWKVSGRNGAAAILGLKPTTLFFRMKKLGLSKG
- a CDS encoding branched-chain amino acid ABC transporter permease translates to MTLFSQILQYAISGITGGSIYAVLGICWSVVYLLTRVRPVTTGEFVMLGGMWTWGFHGAGLGLLPASLLAVAATVAIAVLMERTAIRPVRQPSEMVYMMLTIALASILKGLILLQWGSETRKIEPMFGNTPLHLLGATLTPQGIVVFAFLGIVTAGLSWFLNYTLFGKALRASAVNPTGAKLMGIDISRFRLFCFGLAGGLGALTGIITAPITFTGYEIGLLNGLKGLVAAIVGGWTIIGTVLAALALGLLEGFCAGFISASLKDVFSLLVMVLFLVLSTYRLRFRRKVQ